From the Streptomyces sp. Tu 2975 genome, one window contains:
- a CDS encoding PIG-L family deacetylase: MQFVAHPDDDLFFMNPDTADTLSSGVPVTTVYLTDGGSFGVNAVPGRPKPRPDVPAYVSARQQGLRQAYAQMLGAPLFSTWERTTLRLPGGREVELDRLEYQGRSAELIFLNLRMHARNDGRPVNMAHLWATPDVSLPARPAPGSPVGAPFSYRRADLIDALVSLLRRYRPTLIRTLDPDPDSQVHDRLHPRASDQPGYSDHPDHTAAALFTWAALARWAGHSTRIPLFQTETYRGYYNERWPKNLPPETVALKTWHLNAYGGDASWECGNPSGCGDYSIGGDRVLTSKRGWVRSTHRRYPTAGPKAVTGADGRTVVYGVLGTRLARWTATTTGGLGAPEDLGGGPLAPAIAVATAPDGSRLIFALRFSGLAGSVSGNTREIVMLRQRTPGGDFDTGWHSLGSPETEPRRSRLTGPPAAVTGPDGRVHVFVRNGRKGVSTRVLDGDGNWSGWRRLPGGHIQEGLTATVDGDGLIHLFASSSGWVEHWAQRKPSAGLRKGSRRFVAQPGDVPDAVTASDGSVLVGYRQAAGDRVMVERLGSGKAGRWATVTAVPVPGYGRVGLVGGRDARAEELLMAVRAGTGAAQVYDGRGGRVVMTGAPSVMVGTAGTPGGPGSGPAAVVTLGLGGVPVVTQLRSEPESA, from the coding sequence ATGCAGTTCGTGGCGCATCCGGACGACGACCTGTTCTTCATGAACCCAGACACCGCGGACACGCTGTCGAGCGGAGTGCCGGTGACGACCGTGTATCTCACGGACGGCGGCTCCTTCGGTGTGAACGCGGTCCCGGGCCGGCCGAAGCCGCGGCCGGACGTTCCGGCGTACGTCTCGGCACGTCAGCAGGGTCTGCGGCAGGCGTACGCGCAGATGCTGGGGGCGCCGCTGTTCAGTACCTGGGAGCGCACCACCCTGCGGCTCCCCGGTGGCCGGGAGGTCGAGCTCGATCGGCTCGAGTATCAGGGAAGGTCCGCGGAGCTGATTTTCCTCAACCTCCGGATGCATGCGAGGAACGACGGCAGGCCCGTCAACATGGCGCACCTCTGGGCCACTCCCGATGTGAGTCTCCCGGCGCGTCCCGCGCCGGGGTCCCCCGTCGGTGCGCCCTTCTCCTACCGCCGGGCGGACCTGATCGATGCCCTTGTCTCCCTGCTCCGGCGCTACCGGCCCACGCTGATACGCACGCTCGACCCCGACCCGGACTCCCAGGTGCACGACCGGCTGCATCCGCGCGCCAGCGATCAACCGGGCTACTCGGACCACCCCGACCACACTGCTGCCGCGCTCTTCACCTGGGCCGCGCTGGCCAGATGGGCCGGACACAGCACCAGGATCCCGTTGTTCCAGACGGAGACGTACCGGGGCTACTACAACGAGCGCTGGCCGAAGAACCTGCCTCCGGAGACGGTCGCCCTCAAGACGTGGCACCTCAACGCCTACGGCGGTGACGCTTCCTGGGAGTGCGGCAACCCGTCCGGCTGCGGAGACTACTCGATCGGCGGGGACCGCGTGCTGACGTCGAAGCGGGGATGGGTGCGCAGCACCCACCGCCGTTATCCCACCGCCGGTCCGAAGGCCGTCACCGGCGCCGACGGGCGGACGGTGGTGTACGGCGTCCTGGGGACCCGCCTCGCCCGGTGGACGGCTACGACCACCGGAGGGCTGGGTGCCCCGGAGGACCTCGGGGGCGGCCCCCTCGCACCCGCGATAGCCGTCGCCACCGCCCCGGACGGCAGCCGGCTGATCTTCGCGCTGCGTTTCTCCGGCCTGGCCGGGAGCGTGTCGGGCAACACCCGCGAGATCGTCATGCTTCGGCAACGAACGCCGGGGGGCGACTTCGACACCGGCTGGCACAGCCTCGGCAGTCCTGAGACGGAGCCGCGGCGCAGCAGGCTCACCGGCCCGCCGGCGGCGGTGACAGGGCCCGACGGCCGGGTCCATGTCTTCGTACGGAACGGGAGAAAGGGCGTGAGCACCCGTGTGCTCGACGGGGACGGCAACTGGTCGGGCTGGCGTCGGCTGCCCGGCGGGCACATACAGGAAGGGCTCACGGCCACGGTGGACGGCGACGGGCTCATCCATCTCTTCGCCTCCTCGTCCGGCTGGGTCGAGCACTGGGCGCAGCGCAAGCCGTCAGCCGGACTGCGCAAGGGGTCGCGCAGGTTCGTGGCCCAGCCGGGGGACGTCCCCGACGCGGTCACCGCCTCGGACGGCTCGGTGCTGGTCGGCTACCGGCAGGCGGCCGGCGACCGGGTCATGGTCGAGCGTCTCGGCTCCGGCAAGGCGGGCCGCTGGGCGACAGTGACGGCGGTGCCCGTGCCCGGTTACGGGCGGGTCGGTCTCGTCGGTGGCCGCGATGCCCGCGCTGAGGAGCTGCTCATGGCCGTCAGGGCCGGAACCGGCGCGGCGCAGGTGTACGACGGTCGGGGCGGCAGAGTGGTCATGACGGGAGCCCCGTCCGTGATGGTGGGGACGGCCGGGACTCCGGGGGGTCCTGGCAGCGGCCCGGCGGCTGTTGTCACACTCGGGCTCGGGGGTGTGCCCGTGGTCACACAGCTGCGGTCGGAGCCGGAGAGTGCCTGA
- the galE gene encoding UDP-glucose 4-epimerase GalE — protein sequence MTWMITGGAGYIGSHVVKALTECGERVVVLDDLSTGDPARLPAGVPLERGSVLDRELVDRVLRDHAVQGIVHVAAKKQVGESVERPLHYYKENVTGLQTLLEAAAAAGVRRFLFSSSAAVYGMPDVDLVTEQTECAPMSPYGETKLAGEWLVRGAGRAHGMATASLRYFNVAGAASPELGDPGIFNLVPMVFERLDQGRSPLIFGNDYPTPDGTCVRDYIHVEDIASAHVAAARRLVEDPSAELVLNIGRGEGVSVAEMVDLIREVSGRTDTEAEIAPRRPGDPARVVASAELIRKELGWSARYDVRQMVESAWQGWRLRHPGQEH from the coding sequence ATGACGTGGATGATCACAGGCGGTGCGGGCTACATCGGTTCTCATGTGGTGAAGGCCCTCACCGAATGCGGGGAGCGCGTGGTCGTTCTCGACGACCTCAGCACCGGCGACCCGGCGAGGCTTCCGGCCGGTGTACCGCTGGAGCGCGGTTCCGTGCTGGACAGGGAACTCGTGGACCGCGTACTGCGGGACCACGCGGTCCAGGGCATCGTCCACGTGGCGGCGAAGAAGCAGGTCGGCGAGTCCGTCGAGCGCCCGCTGCACTACTACAAGGAGAACGTCACCGGCCTCCAGACGCTCCTGGAGGCCGCGGCAGCGGCAGGAGTCCGCCGGTTCCTGTTCTCCTCGTCCGCCGCCGTCTACGGGATGCCCGATGTCGACCTGGTGACGGAGCAGACGGAATGCGCTCCCATGAGTCCCTACGGCGAGACCAAGCTTGCCGGCGAGTGGCTGGTGCGCGGGGCCGGCCGGGCGCACGGCATGGCCACGGCCTCGCTCCGCTACTTCAACGTGGCCGGTGCCGCGTCCCCCGAGCTCGGTGACCCCGGCATCTTCAACCTCGTGCCCATGGTCTTCGAGCGACTTGACCAGGGCCGGTCGCCGCTGATCTTCGGGAACGACTATCCGACTCCGGACGGCACCTGTGTACGCGACTACATCCACGTCGAGGACATTGCGTCCGCGCATGTGGCGGCAGCACGCCGGCTGGTCGAGGACCCCTCCGCGGAACTGGTCCTGAACATCGGCCGCGGAGAGGGCGTGTCGGTCGCCGAGATGGTGGACCTCATCCGCGAGGTCAGCGGCCGCACGGACACCGAGGCCGAGATCGCGCCCCGTCGCCCGGGGGACCCGGCGCGGGTGGTGGCCTCGGCCGAGCTGATCCGCAAGGAGCTGGGCTGGAGCGCCCGGTACGACGTCCGGCAGATGGTCGAGTCGGCGTGGCAGGGCTGGCGCCTGCGGCACCCCGGTCAGGAGCACTGA
- a CDS encoding glycosyltransferase family 4 protein: MKISFLIHTIYGIGGTIRTTLNLAEELADRHEVEIVSVFRHRDPPAFPIDPRITVVPVVDIRQANPLNDRQDPLFAEPSRAFPRSEARYKEYNRLIDDRVRDHYAASDADVVIGTRPGLVAYVAQFAPASAVRIGQEHMTHNHHKAALREEMYEHLDAIDAFVTVSEGDAKAWRDKMPLRSTRVLSIPNSVPEPSVRPSDGTGRTIVAAGRLGAEKRFDVLIDAFAQVVAVRPGWTLRIYGSGDQRDALLTRIHELGLYNEIHLMGPCSPIEAEWVKGAVAVSASRHESFGMTLVEAMRCGVPVVSADCDYGPREIIEDGVDGLLVPVGDARAMARALLRLVDDEDLRRGMAAAAVRNARRFDPGVVAERYEALFEELAAEVAQRARVPATAPLADCTVAPDGSLEVRPVGPLPAGSDSGARLVCVRTGARKEVRTFDLDATGSVTVPAAEVFPEGVWDVFLEPAAGTGQRLAARVVDQRGALYAAGRVTPGEGVRHLLPYADTAKGGVLALRSWYRPVHAEAGDVRIDGPRVTIEGSMLGTAAVSRAPVLVLRRRGEGADEIHFRGKKVGKDGFRFRFSSSVPAASQVSGNDVWDFFIRCAPAVKPVRIGRLLDDLVMKQRIFVYPHTVLGSAGRRACRVQCYGVCWDGNERRSGCTFITRSRTTSRSMWRICKCRFSRSVILHSIRTCGVSHLAERCRSGAHARNARVNSRFIRMCARCQPSCGTVSTNVSIGLVPSPRQIGPLVRAPHGQIPNHSCPARRGYRSAGGARDSQAAGEDRG, translated from the coding sequence GTGAAGATCTCCTTCCTCATCCACACCATCTACGGCATCGGCGGGACCATCCGTACGACGCTGAACCTGGCCGAGGAGCTGGCCGACCGGCACGAGGTCGAGATCGTCTCCGTGTTCCGGCACCGTGACCCGCCGGCGTTCCCGATCGATCCCCGGATCACCGTCGTTCCCGTGGTCGACATCCGGCAGGCCAATCCCCTGAACGACCGGCAGGACCCGCTGTTCGCCGAGCCCTCCCGGGCCTTCCCCCGTTCCGAGGCCCGGTACAAGGAGTACAACCGGCTCATCGACGACCGGGTCCGGGACCACTACGCCGCTTCCGACGCGGACGTCGTCATCGGCACCCGGCCCGGGCTGGTGGCCTATGTCGCGCAGTTCGCGCCCGCCTCCGCGGTCCGTATCGGCCAGGAGCACATGACGCACAACCACCACAAGGCCGCGCTCCGCGAGGAGATGTACGAGCACCTCGACGCGATCGACGCCTTCGTGACGGTCTCCGAGGGCGACGCGAAGGCCTGGCGCGACAAGATGCCGCTGCGCAGCACGCGGGTGCTGTCGATCCCGAACAGTGTGCCCGAGCCCTCCGTGCGACCCTCCGACGGCACGGGCCGGACGATCGTGGCCGCCGGCCGGCTGGGGGCGGAGAAGCGGTTCGACGTACTGATCGACGCGTTCGCCCAGGTCGTCGCCGTACGGCCCGGCTGGACCCTGCGCATCTACGGGTCCGGCGACCAGCGGGACGCGCTGCTGACCCGCATCCATGAGCTCGGCCTCTACAACGAGATCCATCTGATGGGGCCCTGCTCGCCGATCGAGGCGGAGTGGGTCAAGGGGGCCGTCGCCGTTTCCGCGTCCCGCCACGAGTCGTTCGGCATGACGCTGGTGGAGGCGATGCGCTGCGGTGTGCCGGTGGTGAGCGCCGACTGCGACTACGGCCCGCGCGAGATCATCGAGGACGGCGTCGACGGACTGCTCGTCCCGGTCGGCGACGCCCGGGCCATGGCCCGGGCGCTGCTGCGGCTCGTCGACGACGAGGATCTGCGCCGTGGCATGGCCGCAGCCGCGGTGCGCAACGCGCGCCGCTTCGACCCCGGGGTGGTGGCCGAGCGGTACGAGGCCCTGTTCGAGGAGCTCGCCGCCGAGGTGGCGCAGCGCGCACGTGTCCCCGCGACCGCGCCGCTCGCCGACTGCACCGTCGCCCCGGACGGTTCGCTGGAGGTGCGTCCGGTGGGACCCCTGCCTGCGGGCAGTGACAGCGGCGCCCGGCTGGTGTGTGTGCGCACAGGGGCGCGTAAAGAGGTGCGGACCTTCGACCTGGACGCGACGGGGTCGGTTACGGTCCCGGCCGCCGAGGTCTTCCCGGAGGGGGTGTGGGACGTCTTCCTCGAGCCGGCGGCCGGCACCGGGCAGCGGCTGGCGGCCCGCGTCGTCGACCAGCGTGGCGCCCTGTACGCGGCCGGGCGCGTGACGCCCGGCGAGGGGGTGCGCCATCTCCTTCCGTACGCGGACACGGCCAAGGGCGGCGTACTCGCGCTGCGATCCTGGTACCGGCCGGTCCATGCAGAGGCGGGGGACGTCCGGATCGACGGTCCCCGGGTGACCATCGAGGGCAGCATGCTCGGGACCGCCGCGGTCTCCCGGGCACCCGTGCTGGTACTGCGCCGCCGGGGAGAAGGGGCGGACGAGATCCATTTCCGTGGCAAAAAGGTCGGCAAGGACGGATTTCGGTTCCGTTTTTCCTCTTCCGTACCGGCGGCCTCACAGGTGAGTGGAAACGATGTGTGGGACTTTTTCATTCGCTGTGCGCCCGCTGTGAAGCCGGTCAGGATCGGCCGGCTGCTCGATGATCTCGTGATGAAGCAGCGGATTTTCGTATACCCGCACACGGTCTTGGGAAGCGCAGGCAGACGGGCCTGCCGCGTGCAGTGCTACGGCGTGTGCTGGGACGGCAACGAAAGAAGATCCGGGTGCACGTTTATTACACGCTCTCGAACGACCTCGCGCTCAATGTGGCGGATATGTAAGTGCCGCTTCTCCCGCTCTGTGATACTTCACTCCATCCGAACGTGTGGCGTCAGTCACCTGGCCGAGAGGTGCCGTTCGGGGGCGCATGCCCGCAACGCCAGGGTGAACAGCAGGTTTATTCGAATGTGTGCGAGGTGTCAGCCGTCTTGCGGGACGGTGAGTACGAATGTCAGCATCGGCCTTGTCCCCAGCCCCCGCCAGATTGGTCCCCTTGTCCGTGCACCACATGGCCAGATCCCGAACCACAGCTGTCCTGCTCGCCGGGGGTACCGGTCAGCGGGTGGGGCTCGCGATTCCCAAGCAGCTGGTGAAGATCGCGGGTAA
- a CDS encoding bifunctional cytidylyltransferase/SDR family oxidoreductase, translating into MSVHHMARSRTTAVLLAGGTGQRVGLAIPKQLVKIAGKAVIEHTLAIFEQADSVDDVVVMMAPGYVAEVEKIVAKAGLAKVTKVLEGGATRSETTERAIAALGEGLAEGEDLNVLFHDAVRPLLSERVIKDCVDALDRYQAVDVAIPSADTIIVTRTHGEDGEFITDVPDRSRLRRGQTPQAFKLSTIRKAYEIAASDPNFQATDDCSVVLRYLPDVPIYVVAGDEYNMKVTQPVDVFIADKLFQLASTALPAPADERAYREQLTGRTVVVFGGSYGIGADIAALAESYGAKVYALGRSTTGTHVENPEHVEDALSKAYAESGRIDYVINTAGVLRIGKLAETDNAAIQEALNVNYLAPVHIARASHKYLAETRGQLLLYTSSSYTRGRAEYSLYSSTKAAMVNLTQALSDEWAADGVRVNCVNPERTATPMRTKAFGVEPAGSLLSSEAVARTSLDVLLSELNGHVIDVRQQDPTRDASEATGFEQALASVLDRHEDEEHS; encoded by the coding sequence TTGTCCGTGCACCACATGGCCAGATCCCGAACCACAGCTGTCCTGCTCGCCGGGGGTACCGGTCAGCGGGTGGGGCTCGCGATTCCCAAGCAGCTGGTGAAGATCGCGGGTAAGGCGGTCATAGAACACACCCTGGCGATTTTCGAACAGGCCGACTCCGTCGATGACGTCGTCGTGATGATGGCGCCCGGTTATGTCGCGGAAGTCGAGAAGATCGTCGCGAAGGCCGGGCTGGCCAAGGTCACCAAGGTCCTCGAGGGCGGCGCGACCCGCAGCGAGACCACCGAGCGGGCCATCGCCGCTCTCGGTGAGGGCCTCGCGGAGGGGGAGGACCTCAACGTCCTCTTCCACGACGCGGTCCGTCCGCTGCTCTCCGAGCGGGTCATCAAGGACTGCGTCGACGCGCTGGACCGCTATCAGGCCGTCGACGTCGCCATCCCCTCCGCGGACACGATCATCGTGACCCGGACCCACGGCGAGGACGGCGAGTTCATCACCGACGTCCCGGACCGCTCCCGGCTGCGCCGCGGGCAGACCCCGCAGGCGTTCAAGCTGTCGACGATCCGCAAGGCGTACGAGATCGCGGCGTCCGACCCCAACTTCCAGGCGACCGACGACTGCTCGGTCGTGCTGAGGTACCTGCCGGACGTGCCCATCTACGTCGTCGCCGGCGACGAGTACAACATGAAGGTCACTCAGCCGGTCGACGTGTTCATCGCCGACAAGCTCTTCCAGCTCGCCTCGACCGCCCTCCCGGCCCCGGCCGACGAGCGGGCATACCGCGAGCAGCTCACCGGCAGGACGGTCGTCGTCTTCGGCGGCTCGTACGGCATCGGCGCCGACATCGCCGCGCTCGCCGAGTCGTACGGCGCCAAGGTGTACGCGCTGGGCCGCTCCACCACCGGCACGCATGTCGAGAACCCCGAGCACGTCGAAGACGCCCTCTCCAAGGCGTACGCCGAGAGCGGCCGCATCGACTACGTGATCAACACCGCGGGCGTGCTGCGCATCGGCAAGCTGGCGGAGACGGACAACGCGGCCATCCAGGAAGCGCTGAACGTGAACTACCTGGCGCCCGTCCACATCGCCCGCGCGTCGCACAAGTATCTCGCGGAGACCCGGGGCCAGTTGCTCCTCTACACCTCCAGCAGCTACACCCGCGGCCGTGCCGAGTACAGCCTGTACTCGTCCACCAAAGCCGCCATGGTGAACCTCACCCAGGCCCTGTCGGACGAGTGGGCCGCCGACGGTGTCCGGGTGAACTGCGTGAACCCCGAGCGCACCGCCACCCCGATGCGCACCAAGGCGTTCGGCGTCGAGCCCGCAGGTTCGCTGCTGTCGTCGGAGGCCGTCGCCCGTACCTCGCTCGACGTGCTGCTGTCCGAGCTGAACGGTCACGTCATCGACGTCCGGCAGCAGGACCCGACCCGTGATGCCTCGGAGGCGACCGGGTTCGAGCAGGCCCTCGCATCCGTCCTCGACCGCCACGAGGACGAGGAACACAGCTGA
- a CDS encoding glycosyltransferase family 2 protein: MNDSLVPDVTVVVGAYEAMPYLVRCLESVESQTMGADRIEIVAVDDGSTDGTGEYLEEFAARTKVRTTLVRQANSGGPSGPRNVGLSLARGRYVFFLDADDFLGDEALERMVTMADRAGTDVVLGRMAGRGRGVPRSMFNETVERADVYSSRIIYALSAQKLFRREMLCRLGLTFDESLPTGEDSLFTMEAYLAGNGVSVVADYDCYYLVGREDGKHATRRGTYADRFEALTGLTRVIARLEPPGPRRDLLMVRPFTVGLLQQFGPGFLRQPESEQRDKLRLAAAMTGYWNEGVAGRVRVGERLVLECVARCRLDLLRDMVEFTAAESVPEVVREPRPGRRGCVYLAYPHFRDPAAGLPDQLYAVTVPDRAGSCRVLPPEAQALTVRRVVRGVRRRVRRLVRSARNRNTASVQRNRG; the protein is encoded by the coding sequence ATGAATGACTCTCTCGTGCCCGACGTCACCGTTGTCGTCGGCGCCTATGAAGCCATGCCGTACCTGGTCCGCTGCCTGGAGTCGGTGGAGTCGCAGACCATGGGCGCCGACCGCATCGAGATCGTCGCGGTCGACGACGGCTCGACGGACGGCACGGGCGAGTACCTGGAGGAGTTCGCCGCCCGCACAAAGGTGCGCACCACGCTGGTCCGGCAGGCGAACTCCGGCGGGCCGAGCGGTCCTCGCAACGTCGGTCTCTCCCTGGCGCGGGGCCGCTATGTCTTCTTCCTCGACGCCGACGACTTCCTCGGCGACGAAGCACTGGAGCGGATGGTCACCATGGCGGACCGCGCCGGGACGGACGTGGTGCTCGGCAGGATGGCCGGGCGGGGCCGCGGGGTTCCCCGCTCGATGTTCAACGAGACCGTCGAGCGTGCCGATGTGTACTCGTCACGGATCATCTACGCGCTCAGCGCGCAGAAGCTGTTCCGGCGCGAGATGCTGTGCCGGCTCGGCCTCACGTTCGACGAGAGTCTCCCTACGGGTGAGGACTCGCTGTTCACCATGGAGGCGTATCTCGCCGGCAACGGCGTCTCCGTGGTCGCCGACTACGACTGCTACTACCTGGTCGGCCGTGAGGACGGCAAACACGCCACCCGGCGCGGGACCTATGCGGACCGCTTCGAGGCGCTGACCGGTCTGACCCGTGTGATCGCCCGCCTGGAGCCGCCGGGACCGCGCCGCGATCTGCTGATGGTCAGGCCGTTCACCGTGGGTCTGCTCCAGCAGTTCGGACCCGGTTTCCTGCGGCAGCCGGAGTCCGAGCAGCGCGACAAGCTGCGGCTGGCGGCCGCAATGACCGGGTACTGGAACGAGGGCGTCGCGGGCCGCGTCAGGGTGGGGGAGCGGCTGGTGCTGGAGTGCGTCGCACGGTGCCGGCTCGACCTGCTGAGGGACATGGTGGAGTTCACCGCCGCCGAATCGGTCCCCGAGGTGGTCCGTGAGCCCCGCCCGGGACGCCGGGGCTGCGTGTATCTCGCCTATCCGCACTTCAGGGACCCCGCGGCGGGCCTGCCCGACCAGCTGTACGCCGTCACCGTGCCCGACCGGGCCGGCAGTTGCCGGGTCCTGCCGCCGGAGGCGCAGGCCCTCACCGTACGGCGGGTGGTGCGCGGGGTACGCAGACGGGTACGGCGCCTCGTGCGCAGCGCCCGGAACCGGAACACAGCGTCTGTGCAGAGGAACCGTGGGTAA
- a CDS encoding glucose-1-phosphate thymidylyltransferase: MKALVLSGGAGTRLRPITHTSAKQLVPVANKPVLFYGLEAIAEAGITEVGVIVGDTADEIREAVGDGSRFGVKITYIPQEKPLGLAHAVAISRDFLGEDDFVMYLGDNFIVGGITGLVEEFRTERPDAQILLTKVPDPTSFGVAELDGDGRVVGLEEKPKEPKSDLALVGVYLFTPAVHEAVRSIEPSWRGELEITHAIQWLIDQRRDVRSTTIAGYWKDTGNVTDMLEVNRSVLETVEPSNDGEVDQSSEIIGRVRIEKGARISNSRIVGPAIIGGDTVISDSYVGPFTSVSEACRIQDSEIEYSIVLRGASITGVRRVEASLIGRDVEVTPSPRNPSSHRLVLGDHSKVQISS, translated from the coding sequence GTGAAGGCACTCGTTCTCTCCGGAGGGGCGGGCACCCGCCTGCGTCCCATCACGCACACCTCGGCCAAACAGCTGGTTCCCGTCGCGAACAAACCGGTGCTCTTCTACGGCCTCGAGGCGATCGCGGAAGCGGGGATCACCGAGGTGGGTGTGATCGTCGGCGACACCGCCGACGAGATCAGGGAGGCCGTCGGGGACGGGTCCCGATTCGGTGTGAAAATCACCTACATTCCGCAGGAGAAGCCGCTCGGCCTGGCGCACGCCGTCGCCATTTCGCGGGACTTCCTCGGCGAGGACGACTTCGTGATGTACCTCGGCGACAACTTCATCGTCGGCGGTATCACCGGCCTCGTCGAAGAATTCCGTACGGAACGCCCGGACGCGCAGATCCTGCTGACGAAGGTGCCCGACCCGACGTCCTTCGGTGTCGCGGAACTCGACGGGGACGGCCGCGTCGTGGGCCTGGAGGAGAAGCCGAAGGAGCCGAAGAGCGATCTCGCCCTCGTCGGTGTCTATCTCTTCACCCCTGCCGTGCACGAGGCCGTGCGGTCCATCGAGCCTTCCTGGCGGGGCGAGTTGGAGATCACCCACGCCATCCAGTGGCTGATCGACCAGCGCCGCGACGTGCGCTCGACGACCATCGCCGGCTACTGGAAGGACACCGGCAACGTCACCGACATGCTCGAGGTCAACCGCTCGGTGCTGGAGACGGTGGAGCCGAGCAACGACGGCGAGGTCGACCAGAGCAGCGAGATCATCGGTCGGGTCCGGATCGAGAAGGGCGCACGGATCAGCAACAGCCGCATCGTGGGCCCCGCGATCATCGGCGGTGACACGGTGATCAGCGACTCGTACGTCGGCCCCTTCACCTCGGTCTCGGAGGCGTGCCGGATCCAGGACAGCGAGATCGAGTACTCCATCGTCCTGCGCGGCGCCTCCATCACCGGTGTGCGGCGTGTGGAGGCCTCGCTGATCGGCCGGGACGTCGAGGTCACACCCTCTCCCCGCAATCCCTCCTCCCACCGACTCGTGCTCGGCGACCACAGCAAGGTACAGATCTCCTCATGA
- the rfbB gene encoding dTDP-glucose 4,6-dehydratase: MTTKILVTGGAGFIGSHYVRTLLGPGGPGDVAVTVLDKLTYAGNPANLDEVRDHPGFGFVQGDICDADLVGKLMAEHDQVVHFAAESHVDRSIDGGAEFVRTNVLGTHTLVDAAHRAGVERFVHISTDEVYGSIDEGSWPETHPLEPNSPYSSAKASSDLIALSYHRTHGLDVRVTRCSNNYGHHHFPEKVIPLFITNLLDGGKVPLYGDGGNVRDWLHIDDHVQGVELVRTKGRSGQVYNIGGGTELSNKELTGLLLEACGADWDASVEYVTDRKGHDRRYSVDCTKIRAELGYEPRKDFVTGLAETVQWYRDNRAWWEPLKERAAL, from the coding sequence ATGACAACGAAGATCCTGGTGACCGGTGGCGCCGGTTTCATCGGCTCCCACTACGTCCGCACCCTGCTCGGCCCCGGCGGGCCGGGCGACGTGGCCGTCACCGTGCTCGACAAGCTCACCTACGCGGGCAACCCGGCCAACCTCGACGAGGTCCGCGACCACCCCGGCTTCGGCTTCGTGCAGGGCGACATCTGCGACGCCGACCTCGTCGGCAAGCTCATGGCGGAGCACGACCAGGTGGTCCACTTCGCCGCCGAGTCGCACGTGGACCGCTCCATCGACGGCGGCGCGGAGTTCGTGCGCACCAACGTGCTCGGTACCCACACACTGGTCGACGCCGCCCACCGGGCCGGCGTCGAGCGGTTCGTCCACATCTCCACCGACGAGGTCTACGGTTCGATCGACGAGGGGTCCTGGCCGGAGACGCACCCGCTCGAGCCCAACTCGCCGTACTCGTCGGCCAAGGCGTCCAGCGACCTGATCGCCCTGTCGTACCACCGCACCCATGGTCTGGACGTCCGGGTGACCCGCTGCTCCAACAACTACGGGCACCACCACTTCCCCGAGAAGGTCATCCCGCTGTTCATCACCAACCTGCTGGACGGAGGGAAGGTCCCGCTCTACGGCGACGGCGGCAACGTCCGGGACTGGCTGCACATCGACGACCACGTCCAGGGCGTCGAACTCGTCCGCACCAAGGGCCGCTCCGGCCAGGTCTACAACATCGGCGGCGGCACCGAACTGTCCAACAAGGAGCTCACCGGGCTGCTGCTGGAGGCCTGCGGCGCGGACTGGGACGCCAGCGTCGAGTACGTCACCGACCGCAAGGGCCACGACCGCCGGTACTCGGTCGACTGCACCAAGATCCGCGCGGAGCTCGGCTACGAGCCGCGCAAGGACTTCGTCACCGGGCTCGCGGAGACCGTCCAGTGGTACCGGGACAACCGCGCGTGGTGGGAGCCCCTGAAGGAGCGTGCGGCCCTGTGA